A single window of Lynx canadensis isolate LIC74 chromosome C2, mLynCan4.pri.v2, whole genome shotgun sequence DNA harbors:
- the CEP19 gene encoding centrosomal protein of 19 kDa, which yields MMCIAKKCGIRFQPPAIILIYENEMKGKSRQRIMPIRNFSKFSDCSRAAEQLKNNPRHKNYLEQVSLRQLEKLFSFLRGHLWGQSLAETMEQIQRETTIDPEEDLNKLDDKELAKRKSIMDELFEKNQKKKDDPNFVYDLEVEFPQDEQLQSCGWDTESADEF from the exons ATGATGTGCATTGCCAAAAAATGTGGAATTAGGTTCCAGCCTCCAGCTATTATCTTAATCTATGAGAATGAAATGAAGGGGAAAAGTCGCCAACGCATCATGCCAATCCGAAACTTTTCAAAGTTTTCAG ATTGCAGCAGAGCTGCTGAACAGTTAAAGAATAATCCACGACACAAGAATTACCTGGAACAAGTGTCCCTGAGGCAACTAGAGAAGTTATTCAGCTTTTTACGAGGTCATTTGTGGGGACAAAGTTTGGCAGAAACGATGGAACAAATTCAGCGGGAAACAACGATTGATCCTGAGGAAGACCTGAACAAACTAGATGACAAGGAACTTgccaaaagaaagagcatcaTGGATGaactttttgagaaaaatcagaagaagaaGGATGATCCAAATTTTGTTTATGACCTCGAGGTTGAGTTCCCACAGGATGAACAACTTCAGTCTTGTGGCTGGGACACAGAGTCAGCTGACGAGTTCTGA